The Blastopirellula marina genome has a window encoding:
- a CDS encoding polysaccharide biosynthesis/export family protein, which yields MRIHKLILCSLIALCVTSSAWAQMMAPNCSPHDRQVLVGVDSTDPMCEGEPHWDARRPIPWQVFAQGEYVGPARTAHVPEYRLRVGDDLDFVYRLTRQETTRPYRLEVGDKVSIESLTDPNLDRDLVIQPDGTITVLLLGQVHAARRTVDELRSALEEKYKQYYKVPAIAVTPLQVNTKLEDLRATVDARAGTGGQGRSSRVTPEGTVQLPAIGNVPAQGMTLDELKREIDQRYAQEIEGIEVTPVLVNRAPRYIYVLGEVPNPGRYELTGPTTAIQSIAMAGGWNVGANLREVVVFRRAEDWRLVATKLDLKGALYGKRPAPSDELWIRDADIVIVPKSPVLWADEFIELVFTRGIYGVVPFQGVNISVNRLSNF from the coding sequence ATGCGTATTCATAAACTGATTCTCTGCAGCTTGATCGCACTTTGTGTGACGTCGTCGGCCTGGGCTCAAATGATGGCCCCCAACTGCAGTCCACACGATCGACAAGTGCTGGTCGGTGTCGACTCGACCGATCCAATGTGCGAAGGAGAACCCCACTGGGATGCTCGTCGACCGATACCCTGGCAGGTCTTCGCCCAAGGAGAATACGTCGGTCCGGCTCGTACGGCTCATGTGCCTGAGTATCGCCTGCGGGTGGGGGACGATCTCGACTTCGTCTATCGCTTGACCCGTCAGGAAACGACGCGTCCCTACCGATTGGAAGTGGGGGACAAAGTCAGCATCGAATCGCTTACCGACCCGAATCTCGATCGCGACCTGGTCATTCAGCCCGATGGAACCATCACCGTCTTGCTGCTGGGTCAGGTTCATGCTGCCCGCCGGACCGTCGACGAACTGCGATCCGCGCTCGAAGAGAAGTACAAACAGTACTACAAGGTGCCAGCCATCGCCGTGACTCCGCTGCAGGTGAATACCAAGCTAGAAGACCTGCGAGCGACGGTCGATGCCCGAGCTGGTACCGGTGGTCAGGGCCGCAGCAGCCGCGTGACCCCGGAAGGAACCGTGCAGCTACCGGCTATCGGCAACGTGCCTGCCCAAGGGATGACGCTGGATGAACTGAAGCGCGAGATCGACCAACGCTACGCCCAGGAGATCGAAGGGATCGAAGTCACGCCGGTCCTGGTCAACCGAGCCCCACGTTACATCTACGTGCTGGGGGAAGTCCCCAACCCAGGCCGCTACGAGCTGACCGGCCCAACGACCGCCATTCAAAGTATCGCCATGGCGGGCGGGTGGAATGTGGGTGCCAACCTGCGTGAAGTGGTCGTCTTCCGCCGCGCCGAAGACTGGCGTCTGGTAGCGACCAAGCTCGACCTGAAGGGGGCCCTGTACGGCAAACGCCCTGCCCCTTCGGACGAACTTTGGATCCGCGATGCCGACATCGTGATCGTCCCCAAGAGCCCTGTCCTGTGGGCGGACGAGTTCATCGAACTAGTCTTCACACGCGGCATTTACGGAGTGGTGCCATTCCAAGGGGTGAACATCAGCGTCAACCGACTGAGCAACTTCTAG
- a CDS encoding redoxin domain-containing protein, which produces MYRLILVFSLSCLLVSPAWARESKIEPQPIGKKIEGFELKDFRGKTHKLSDYAASDVVVLAFIGCECPVAKRYTVTLGELANEFKDQKVAILAVDANQHDSITEMAAFARVHSLEIPFLKDLANRLADQVGAERTPEVVLLDQERTIRYRGRIDDHFQVGNIRDGSSRDDLKIAIQEVLAGKKVSVPETDAVGCHIGRILEADESSEVTYSNQIARIFQNRCVECHRESQIAPFALTDYDEVVGWAEMIAEVVEDQRMPPWHADPKYGHFSNDRHLSKEEKDTILKWVEAGAPEGDSKRLPEPVKYVEGWTLPEKPELILDITKEPYQVPAEGEVKYKYFVTDPGFTEDKWIKGAELKAGNLQVVHHILCFALPPGSDGRDLEGGARGFLVGYVPGKLARNYPEGMAKRIPAGSRLVFQMHYTPIGSPQEDLSQIGFNFMDPKDVKYEVKTTSAVNHRIAIPPGDNNFKVEAKSRPSPSDETVILSFMPHMHLRGKAFRYVGIDNDGTEEILIDIPAYDFNWQTAYELAEPKRMPKGSHVRAIAHYDNSKENIFNPDPTKTVRWGDQTWDEMMIGYFDVAVPVDPESLAQKGKPGEVPQEVIDKANELITKFDANLDGKVDRDEVPEKGHNVFDRLDSNSDKTVTRQELIDIFHKFPAVMRLIR; this is translated from the coding sequence GTGTACCGCCTCATCCTTGTCTTTTCCTTGAGCTGCCTGCTGGTATCGCCGGCCTGGGCACGAGAATCGAAAATCGAACCTCAGCCGATCGGCAAGAAGATAGAAGGGTTCGAGCTGAAGGATTTCCGCGGCAAAACACACAAGCTCTCGGACTACGCCGCTAGTGACGTCGTCGTTCTGGCGTTTATTGGCTGTGAATGCCCCGTTGCCAAACGGTACACCGTCACCCTGGGCGAACTGGCCAACGAGTTCAAGGATCAGAAGGTCGCCATCCTGGCGGTCGATGCCAACCAGCACGACTCGATCACCGAGATGGCCGCGTTTGCCCGGGTACACTCGCTGGAGATCCCTTTCCTGAAAGACCTGGCCAACCGACTGGCCGACCAGGTGGGTGCCGAGCGAACGCCGGAAGTCGTGCTGTTGGATCAAGAGCGAACCATTCGTTATCGCGGCCGTATCGACGATCACTTCCAGGTGGGCAACATCCGCGATGGCTCTTCGCGTGATGACTTGAAAATCGCCATCCAGGAAGTTCTAGCTGGCAAGAAGGTCAGTGTGCCGGAAACCGATGCCGTCGGCTGCCATATCGGACGCATTCTGGAAGCGGACGAGAGTTCGGAAGTAACGTACTCGAACCAGATCGCGCGAATCTTCCAAAATCGCTGCGTCGAATGCCACCGCGAAAGCCAGATCGCTCCTTTCGCCCTGACCGACTACGACGAGGTGGTTGGCTGGGCCGAGATGATTGCTGAAGTGGTCGAAGATCAGCGGATGCCTCCCTGGCATGCCGATCCGAAGTACGGGCACTTTTCCAACGATCGCCATCTGAGCAAAGAAGAGAAAGACACCATCCTGAAGTGGGTTGAAGCAGGTGCCCCGGAAGGTGATTCGAAGCGGCTGCCCGAGCCGGTAAAGTATGTCGAAGGATGGACTTTGCCTGAGAAGCCAGAGCTGATCCTCGATATCACGAAGGAGCCTTACCAGGTTCCGGCCGAAGGGGAAGTCAAATACAAGTACTTCGTCACCGACCCTGGCTTCACCGAAGATAAGTGGATCAAGGGAGCGGAGTTGAAAGCCGGCAACCTGCAGGTCGTGCATCACATTTTGTGCTTTGCGTTGCCGCCGGGTTCCGATGGCAGAGACCTGGAAGGAGGCGCTCGTGGTTTCCTGGTTGGCTATGTGCCGGGCAAGCTGGCCCGAAACTACCCGGAAGGAATGGCCAAACGCATTCCGGCCGGCTCGCGGCTGGTGTTTCAGATGCACTACACGCCAATCGGTTCACCGCAGGAAGATCTCAGCCAGATCGGTTTTAACTTCATGGACCCCAAGGACGTAAAGTACGAGGTGAAAACGACCAGCGCGGTGAATCATCGCATTGCGATTCCACCGGGGGACAACAACTTCAAAGTGGAAGCCAAGTCGAGGCCATCGCCGAGTGACGAAACGGTTATCCTCAGCTTCATGCCGCACATGCACCTGCGTGGCAAGGCGTTCCGCTATGTGGGGATCGACAATGATGGGACGGAAGAGATTCTGATCGACATTCCGGCGTACGACTTCAACTGGCAAACGGCCTACGAACTGGCTGAGCCCAAGAGGATGCCCAAGGGTTCGCATGTGCGAGCGATCGCCCACTACGACAACTCGAAAGAGAACATCTTCAACCCCGACCCAACCAAGACGGTGCGTTGGGGGGATCAGACCTGGGACGAAATGATGATCGGCTACTTCGACGTTGCCGTGCCGGTCGATCCAGAGAGCCTGGCCCAGAAGGGGAAGCCAGGCGAAGTTCCGCAAGAGGTGATCGACAAAGCCAACGAACTGATCACCAAGTTCGACGCTAACCTGGACGGCAAAGTCGATCGCGACGAAGTGCCAGAGAAGGGGCACAACGTCTTCGATCGACTCGATAGCAATTCCGACAAGACGGTGACCCGCCAGGAACTGATCGACATCTTCCACAAGTTCCCGGCCGTGATGCGATTGATTCGCTAA
- a CDS encoding sialate O-acetylesterase, translating into MLARTPALLLFAFVLFASSLATAQEAVDVYILSGQSNMAGSGTKSQMPEKWQTPLPSVQYWDGKQFVDFDPMKLNVNGNGNGRFGPEVGFASTMASLQPGKKIYIVKFALSGQPLHAGFNGGNWMGEAPGPNRATFYPGTSPEDPNMGKHYIRLREQFTKAFDALKEAGLNPQLKGIAWMQGEADAKQEISATTYDQSIALLKSRMEEDCHSGPVPFAMGQVLPNIPWMERFTHRNEIRKAQADADMRSGSELAILGVWNVPTDGMPLLADTVHYDTTGQLMLGTSFALGVLEAANQMKMLSAGDDPE; encoded by the coding sequence ATGCTTGCTCGCACCCCTGCTCTGCTGTTGTTTGCTTTCGTGTTGTTTGCGTCGTCGCTGGCAACCGCCCAGGAAGCGGTGGACGTTTACATTCTTTCCGGTCAGTCGAACATGGCCGGCAGTGGTACCAAGTCGCAGATGCCGGAGAAGTGGCAAACGCCGCTGCCGTCGGTCCAATACTGGGACGGCAAGCAGTTTGTCGACTTCGATCCGATGAAGTTGAATGTCAACGGTAACGGCAACGGACGCTTTGGACCGGAAGTTGGTTTCGCAAGCACGATGGCCTCGCTTCAGCCGGGTAAGAAGATTTACATCGTTAAGTTCGCGCTGAGTGGTCAGCCGCTGCATGCGGGCTTCAACGGAGGGAATTGGATGGGGGAAGCACCGGGGCCCAATCGAGCGACCTTCTACCCGGGCACCTCGCCCGAAGATCCGAACATGGGCAAGCACTACATCCGTCTACGAGAGCAGTTCACCAAGGCCTTTGATGCTTTGAAAGAAGCCGGACTGAATCCGCAGCTGAAGGGAATTGCCTGGATGCAAGGGGAAGCGGATGCCAAGCAGGAAATTTCGGCCACGACCTACGATCAGTCGATCGCGCTGCTCAAGTCGCGAATGGAAGAGGACTGCCACAGCGGGCCGGTCCCGTTTGCCATGGGACAGGTTCTACCCAACATCCCATGGATGGAACGCTTCACGCATCGGAACGAGATCCGCAAAGCCCAGGCCGATGCCGACATGCGCAGCGGATCAGAGCTGGCCATTCTCGGCGTGTGGAACGTTCCGACCGATGGCATGCCGCTGCTAGCAGATACGGTGCACTACGACACGACCGGCCAGTTGATGCTGGGGACTTCCTTCGCGCTGGGGGTTCTGGAAGCAGCGAACCAAATGAAGATGCTCTCGGCCGGGGACGATCCTGAATAA
- a CDS encoding ABC transporter ATP-binding protein, with the protein MKYLLLAIRHCVSHYRWSIVGSIICSLMVGFLWGANIGAVYPFAEIIFDGQSLHQWAERETVNCKEQIAHLRKKIDGYDEEIAKTDDPVKRAEINRHLRRDDSAMNGWEDKLANIEKSQPWIDAYAPETPFNTLLLLVGFLLVGTLVKGVFLSLSMMLVARATQLTTLDLKHQVFDKLLDIRLGKSNISTGDSTTRMNGDVGSIGAALEILFGKTIREPVKMFACLAGAAYINWRLLILSLLIAPIAAFVLYKLARTIKELNKSSILIQARITGFFLQVMNGYYVVKAYGTEDYERKRFEAKSREAYWERVKIQFFNSMVRVNNEVLGLGMVCLSMIAGGYLVLNQETQIFGIPLADKPMELGSILAFYAFLIGCTDPLRKLGDVFGSIQAGIAASEMVYPLLQQELPIQDPQRPVSIDSVGRDITFKEVQFCYVAKTPVLKNLDLTIHQGETVAIVGPNGCGKSTLINLLMRFYDPDLGTVEIGGTDIRQFRQHDLRSQIALVTQSTVLFDESILENIRYSRMDATDEEVLKAAKLAYVDQFVQTHMSNGYDTLCGDSGSNLSGGQRQRISIARALLRDPDIIIMDEATSQIDLDSERLIHESLKNCIAGRTAILITHRASTLQLADRIIVMNHGQIEAAGTHEELIQTSSTYCRLYVEDESENGEANSQKRSAA; encoded by the coding sequence ATGAAGTATCTGCTGCTCGCGATTCGCCACTGTGTTTCCCATTACCGCTGGTCCATCGTTGGTTCGATCATCTGCTCGTTGATGGTGGGCTTTCTGTGGGGCGCGAATATCGGTGCCGTCTATCCGTTCGCCGAAATCATTTTCGACGGCCAAAGTCTGCACCAATGGGCCGAGCGCGAGACAGTCAACTGTAAAGAACAGATTGCCCATCTCCGCAAGAAAATCGACGGCTACGACGAAGAGATCGCCAAAACGGACGATCCCGTCAAGCGAGCAGAAATCAATCGACATCTGCGCCGCGACGATAGCGCGATGAATGGCTGGGAAGACAAGCTGGCCAACATCGAGAAATCGCAGCCGTGGATCGACGCCTATGCGCCCGAAACCCCGTTCAATACGCTGCTGTTATTGGTCGGCTTCCTACTGGTGGGCACCCTGGTCAAAGGGGTGTTCCTCTCGTTGAGTATGATGCTCGTGGCCCGGGCTACGCAGCTAACGACCCTCGATCTAAAGCACCAGGTATTCGATAAGCTGCTTGATATTCGCCTGGGTAAATCCAACATCTCGACCGGCGATTCGACAACCCGCATGAACGGGGACGTCGGTTCGATCGGTGCCGCACTCGAAATCCTGTTCGGTAAAACCATTCGCGAACCGGTCAAAATGTTTGCCTGCCTGGCCGGTGCCGCCTATATCAACTGGCGACTGTTGATTCTCTCGCTGCTGATCGCTCCGATTGCGGCGTTCGTGCTGTATAAGCTTGCCCGCACGATCAAAGAACTGAACAAGTCTTCGATCCTGATTCAGGCCCGCATTACCGGTTTCTTCCTGCAAGTGATGAATGGCTACTACGTGGTGAAAGCGTACGGCACCGAAGATTACGAACGCAAACGCTTTGAAGCCAAGTCGCGTGAAGCGTATTGGGAACGGGTCAAAATCCAGTTCTTCAACTCGATGGTCCGCGTTAACAACGAAGTGCTGGGTCTGGGCATGGTGTGCCTGTCGATGATTGCTGGTGGCTACCTGGTGCTGAATCAGGAGACGCAGATCTTTGGTATTCCTCTAGCGGATAAGCCAATGGAACTGGGTTCGATCCTCGCTTTTTATGCCTTCCTGATTGGCTGCACCGATCCGCTGCGAAAGCTGGGGGACGTGTTTGGATCGATCCAGGCCGGTATCGCTGCTTCGGAAATGGTCTATCCACTGCTGCAGCAGGAACTGCCGATTCAAGATCCACAGCGTCCTGTTTCGATCGATAGTGTTGGCCGTGACATCACGTTCAAAGAAGTTCAGTTCTGCTATGTTGCCAAGACGCCGGTGCTGAAAAACCTGGACCTGACCATTCACCAAGGCGAGACCGTAGCGATTGTCGGCCCTAACGGCTGCGGCAAGAGCACGCTGATCAACTTGCTGATGCGATTCTACGATCCGGATCTGGGGACGGTGGAAATCGGTGGGACCGACATTCGCCAGTTCCGCCAGCACGACCTGCGATCGCAGATTGCCTTGGTGACGCAGTCGACCGTTTTGTTCGACGAGTCGATCCTCGAAAACATTCGCTACAGCCGCATGGACGCCACCGATGAAGAGGTGCTCAAAGCGGCCAAGCTCGCGTACGTCGATCAGTTTGTCCAGACGCACATGAGCAACGGATACGATACGCTGTGCGGCGATAGCGGCTCGAACCTATCAGGCGGGCAGCGTCAACGGATCTCGATTGCCCGGGCCCTGCTGCGTGACCCTGATATCATCATCATGGACGAGGCGACCAGCCAGATCGACCTGGACAGCGAACGCCTGATTCACGAGAGCCTGAAGAACTGCATCGCCGGTCGAACGGCCATTCTCATCACGCACCGAGCCAGCACGCTGCAACTTGCCGACCGCATCATCGTGATGAATCACGGCCAGATCGAAGCGGCAGGAACGCACGAAGAGCTGATCCAAACCAGCAGCACCTACTGCCGACTGTACGTCGAAGACGAGTCAGAAAACGGGGAAGCGAACTCTCAGAAGCGTTCGGCCGCGTAG
- a CDS encoding carboxypeptidase-like regulatory domain-containing protein, which translates to MPFHLHAKILMLLLVSSFAMSLGCGSEVADDRPARAKVTGKVMLNGAPVENARIQFHAVNKSQGAIGQTTADGTFTVTTYVAGDGALPGDYVVTISKVEVQDGLSEDEKLKMQEMGRPVPPPKTKEHMPPQYTKSTASPLKVTVKAGEENHFDFDVKK; encoded by the coding sequence ATGCCGTTCCACCTTCATGCCAAGATTCTAATGCTTCTGCTTGTCAGTTCGTTCGCCATGTCTTTGGGATGTGGTAGCGAAGTTGCCGACGATCGTCCTGCTCGAGCCAAGGTGACCGGAAAGGTCATGCTCAATGGCGCACCGGTCGAGAACGCTCGCATTCAGTTCCATGCGGTCAATAAATCGCAGGGAGCCATCGGCCAAACAACCGCCGACGGCACATTCACCGTCACGACCTACGTTGCCGGCGACGGTGCGTTGCCAGGCGACTACGTGGTTACCATCAGCAAAGTCGAAGTCCAAGACGGGCTGAGTGAAGACGAGAAACTGAAGATGCAGGAGATGGGTCGCCCGGTCCCCCCTCCGAAGACGAAAGAACACATGCCACCGCAATACACCAAGAGCACGGCATCGCCGCTGAAAGTCACCGTCAAGGCCGGTGAAGAAAACCACTTTGACTTTGACGTGAAGAAGTAG
- a CDS encoding DUF1559 domain-containing protein, whose protein sequence is MKPYRGNPRAFTLVELLVVIAIIGVLIALLLPAVQQAREAARRMQCTNNLKQLALSVHNYADIHLAFPPKRAGTDQGADCTVKNGSFGSGWMRLLPFFEQNALYDQWSTASTFNSTSYPAWGPCPWDGTAGNYTPYSVQIASLKCPSDGDAASATGRGATNYMFSVGDSIDSGGTRGVNDVNESRGIFGNLKAKITFASITDGTSNTAMLSERLYGVTNKQLIGRGIASPGYNPLTAPNECYNAVDPNNRRQFISSATVQNWAGRYDHGSASHIGFNTILPPNAPACGNDGNDNATDAVLPPSSQHPGGVLVAFGDASVSFIPETIDTGNTGAAPVNSGISPYGVWGAIGSRDGGESVQIP, encoded by the coding sequence ATGAAACCCTATCGTGGGAATCCGCGCGCATTCACCCTGGTCGAACTGTTGGTCGTGATTGCGATCATCGGTGTCTTGATCGCGCTGCTTCTGCCTGCCGTCCAACAAGCCCGCGAAGCGGCTCGCCGCATGCAGTGCACGAACAATTTGAAGCAATTGGCGTTGTCGGTGCACAACTACGCCGACATCCACTTGGCCTTCCCTCCAAAGCGTGCCGGTACCGATCAAGGTGCAGACTGCACGGTGAAGAATGGGTCATTCGGTTCTGGCTGGATGCGTTTGTTGCCGTTCTTTGAACAGAACGCACTGTACGATCAATGGTCGACCGCATCGACTTTCAACAGCACGAGCTATCCTGCTTGGGGGCCATGCCCATGGGACGGTACCGCTGGCAATTACACCCCTTACTCGGTGCAGATCGCTTCGCTTAAGTGTCCATCGGACGGCGACGCCGCCTCGGCCACCGGGCGTGGTGCCACCAACTACATGTTCAGCGTTGGCGACTCGATCGACAGCGGTGGTACTCGCGGTGTGAACGACGTCAACGAATCGCGTGGTATCTTCGGTAACCTCAAGGCCAAGATCACCTTCGCCAGCATCACTGACGGTACGTCGAACACTGCCATGCTTTCCGAACGCCTGTACGGTGTGACCAACAAGCAGTTGATCGGACGTGGTATCGCCTCGCCGGGTTACAATCCTTTGACCGCTCCGAACGAATGCTACAACGCAGTCGATCCTAACAATCGCCGTCAGTTTATTTCGTCGGCAACGGTCCAGAACTGGGCCGGTCGTTACGATCACGGTTCCGCCTCGCATATCGGCTTCAACACCATCCTTCCGCCGAACGCCCCAGCATGTGGTAACGACGGAAACGACAATGCGACCGATGCCGTTCTGCCTCCTTCCAGCCAGCACCCAGGCGGTGTTCTGGTGGCCTTCGGTGATGCCTCGGTGAGCTTCATTCCTGAGACGATCGATACCGGTAACACCGGTGCTGCTCCGGTTAACAGCGGTATTAGCCCTTACGGTGTTTGGGGTGCAATCGGTAGCCGCGACGGTGGTGAAAGCGTTCAGATCCCGTAA
- a CDS encoding thiol-disulfide oxidoreductase DCC family protein, producing the protein MSTQTQTRSDKKSLPSPEDRPGTDVVIYDGHCRICTGGVRILYRLDFGRRLSFLSLHDAKVAEVAPNLTYDQMMEEMWVVDTQGRQHGGAGAFRYLTRRLAMLWPVMPLLHIPGSLPLWSWLYQKVAVARYRFGKLSDDDCGDACAIHFGPKKNSET; encoded by the coding sequence ATGAGTACCCAAACACAAACTCGCAGCGACAAAAAGAGCCTGCCCAGTCCCGAAGATCGGCCAGGCACCGACGTGGTGATCTATGACGGTCACTGCCGAATCTGCACCGGCGGTGTGCGGATTCTCTACCGGCTCGATTTTGGCCGGCGGCTATCCTTCTTGTCGCTTCACGACGCGAAGGTCGCCGAGGTTGCTCCAAACTTGACCTACGACCAGATGATGGAAGAGATGTGGGTCGTCGACACCCAAGGCCGGCAGCATGGTGGTGCCGGGGCGTTTCGGTATCTCACGCGTCGTTTGGCCATGCTGTGGCCGGTGATGCCGCTATTGCATATTCCCGGCTCGCTTCCCCTGTGGAGTTGGCTCTATCAAAAAGTTGCCGTGGCACGTTATCGATTCGGAAAGCTTTCCGACGATGACTGCGGCGACGCCTGTGCGATTCATTTTGGACCGAAGAAGAATTCGGAAACTTAG
- a CDS encoding 2-oxoacid:ferredoxin oxidoreductase subunit beta, producing MASAELPVLKPADYGTDQDVRWCPGCGDYSILAQMKKVMSNLNMSREDTVFVSGIGCSSRFPYYMNTYGMHSVHGRAPAFATGLKSSRQDLTVFVITGDGDALSIGGNHLMHVLRRNVNLNIILFNNRIYGLTKGQYSPTSEKGKITKSTPMGAIDNPIHPLSVAISCEATFVARSIDVHIKHLTETLERAVAHKGVSFVEVYQNCNVFNDGAYKWATDKDTKAETVLELEHGKPLIFGKDRDKGIRLNGMTPEVVELGKGISEDDLLFHDEKTNDPTLAYLLTRMSHPEFPEPIGVLRDVDAPCYDDAINYQVQQAKEARGEASLDKLFNSGDTWIVD from the coding sequence ATGGCATCCGCAGAACTGCCAGTATTGAAGCCCGCGGACTACGGCACCGACCAGGACGTGCGTTGGTGCCCTGGATGCGGTGACTACTCGATTTTGGCCCAAATGAAAAAGGTCATGTCGAACCTCAACATGAGCCGCGAAGACACCGTCTTCGTCAGCGGTATCGGTTGCAGCAGCCGCTTCCCTTACTACATGAACACCTACGGCATGCACAGCGTGCATGGTCGTGCTCCGGCGTTCGCGACTGGGCTCAAGTCTTCGCGGCAGGACCTGACCGTCTTCGTCATCACCGGCGACGGCGACGCGCTTTCGATCGGTGGTAACCACCTGATGCACGTGTTGCGTCGTAATGTGAACCTGAACATCATCCTGTTCAACAACCGCATTTATGGTTTGACCAAGGGGCAGTACTCGCCGACCTCTGAAAAGGGGAAGATCACCAAGAGTACGCCGATGGGCGCAATCGATAACCCGATTCATCCCCTTTCGGTGGCCATCTCGTGCGAAGCGACCTTCGTGGCTCGCTCGATCGACGTCCACATCAAGCACCTGACCGAAACGCTGGAACGCGCCGTGGCGCACAAGGGTGTTTCGTTTGTCGAGGTTTACCAGAACTGCAACGTGTTCAACGACGGCGCTTACAAGTGGGCGACCGACAAAGACACCAAGGCCGAGACCGTGCTTGAACTGGAACACGGCAAGCCGCTGATCTTCGGTAAGGATCGCGACAAGGGTATCCGCCTGAATGGCATGACTCCGGAAGTAGTCGAACTGGGCAAAGGCATCAGCGAAGACGATCTTCTTTTCCACGACGAAAAGACGAACGATCCGACGCTGGCTTACCTGCTGACTCGCATGTCGCACCCTGAGTTCCCTGAACCAATTGGCGTGCTGCGTGATGTCGATGCCCCATGCTACGACGACGCCATCAACTACCAAGTTCAGCAAGCCAAGGAAGCCCGCGGCGAAGCCAGCCTCGATAAGCTGTTCAACTCTGGCGACACCTGGATCGTCGACTAA